A portion of the Fusobacterium nucleatum genome contains these proteins:
- the hflX gene encoding GTPase HflX, which translates to MINGNTSGLKEYILENLDKLYSTKIEKGKIINQEIVDYISEISNKINREINVAIDRNGNIIDISIGDSSTVNLPVIPVYDKKLSGVRIIHTHPSGNPHLSSVDISALIKLKLDCIVSIGVSEEGVTGYEVAICSIVNDELTYDRTLLENLDDFDYLEEIKEVEENLRKRNITEDDKEYALLIGIDKEEYLDELEELASACDVKVVGRFFQKRSKPDPLFLIGSGKIQELALTRQVRKVNLLIFDEELSGLQLKMIEEVTGCKVIDRTTLILEIFARRARTREAKLQVELAQLKYRSNRLIGFGVTMSRLGGGVGTKGPGEKKLEIDRRVIKKTIAYLNNELENIKKIRNTQRSKREDSGMPRVSLVGYTNVGKSTLRNVLVDMYQNDKTLKKEEVLSQDMLFATLDTTTRTIELKDKRIVSLTDTVGFIQKLPHDLVESFKSTLEEVIFSDLIIHVADISSKNVIEQIDAVEDVLEELNCLDKTKILLLNKIDNVTKDNSFPLMEKKIEEIKAKYSNYQILIISAKNRFNIDELMELIKKNLIVKTYNCKLLIPYVNTEIAARVHRNTIVKSESFVDEGIILEVVMNEKEYNKFKDFIFN; encoded by the coding sequence ATGATAAATGGAAATACTTCTGGATTAAAAGAGTATATTTTAGAGAATTTAGATAAATTATATAGTACAAAAATTGAAAAGGGAAAAATAATAAATCAAGAAATAGTGGATTATATTTCTGAAATTAGTAATAAAATAAATAGAGAAATTAATGTTGCAATAGATAGAAATGGCAATATCATAGATATTTCAATAGGGGATAGTAGTACAGTAAATCTTCCTGTTATTCCAGTTTATGATAAAAAATTATCAGGAGTGAGAATAATACATACTCACCCAAGTGGGAATCCTCATCTTTCTTCTGTTGATATTTCAGCACTTATAAAGTTGAAATTAGATTGTATAGTTTCTATTGGAGTTAGTGAAGAAGGTGTTACAGGTTATGAAGTAGCTATTTGTAGTATAGTAAATGATGAATTAACTTATGATAGAACTTTACTTGAAAATCTAGATGATTTTGATTACCTTGAAGAAATCAAAGAAGTTGAAGAAAACCTTAGAAAAAGAAATATTACAGAAGATGATAAGGAATATGCACTTTTGATTGGTATTGACAAAGAAGAATATTTAGATGAATTAGAAGAATTAGCTTCTGCTTGTGATGTAAAAGTTGTAGGAAGATTTTTTCAAAAAAGAAGTAAGCCTGATCCTCTATTTTTAATTGGTTCAGGAAAAATACAAGAATTAGCATTAACTAGACAAGTAAGAAAAGTAAATCTTTTAATTTTTGATGAAGAATTAAGTGGTTTACAATTAAAAATGATAGAAGAAGTTACAGGCTGTAAAGTTATAGATAGAACAACTTTAATTTTAGAAATTTTTGCAAGAAGAGCAAGAACAAGAGAAGCTAAGTTACAAGTTGAATTAGCTCAATTAAAATATAGAAGTAATAGGCTTATTGGTTTTGGAGTAACTATGTCAAGATTAGGTGGAGGAGTTGGAACAAAAGGACCAGGTGAAAAGAAACTTGAAATTGACAGAAGAGTTATCAAAAAAACTATTGCTTATTTAAATAACGAGCTTGAAAATATTAAAAAAATAAGAAATACCCAAAGAAGCAAAAGAGAAGATTCAGGTATGCCTAGAGTATCACTTGTAGGTTATACTAATGTTGGTAAATCAACTTTAAGAAATGTTTTAGTAGATATGTATCAAAATGATAAAACTCTTAAAAAAGAGGAAGTATTGTCACAAGATATGTTATTTGCTACACTTGATACAACTACAAGAACAATAGAATTAAAAGATAAGAGAATAGTATCTCTTACTGATACAGTTGGTTTTATACAAAAGCTTCCTCATGATTTAGTGGAATCTTTTAAATCAACACTTGAAGAAGTAATATTTTCTGATTTGATTATTCATGTTGCAGATATTTCATCTAAAAATGTAATAGAACAGATTGATGCAGTTGAAGATGTTTTGGAAGAATTGAATTGTTTAGATAAAACAAAAATTCTGCTTTTAAATAAGATTGATAATGTAACAAAGGATAATTCTTTTCCTTTAATGGAAAAAAAGATTGAGGAAATAAAAGCTAAATACTCTAATTATCAAATATTGATTATTAGTGCTAAAAATAGATTTAATATTGATGAACTTATGGAATTGATAAAAAAGAATCTGATAGTAAAAACTTATAATTGTAAACTTTTAATTCCTTATGTAAACACAGAAATAGCTGCAAGAGTACATAGAAATACTATTGTAAAATCAGAATCTTTTGTTGATGAAGGAATAATTTTAGAAGTAGTTATGAATGAAAAAGAATATAATAAGTTTAAAGATTTTATTTTTAATTGA
- a CDS encoding AlbA family DNA-binding domain-containing protein, with amino-acid sequence MKLSDIKKIAHSILENQNVENSFIEYKKSINFKDKILKTACAFANNYMNNEINFLFIGVEEVDNKENGEKAIPKRPISGIKESMIEGIENDLKSLLSNITPKINYHIIQDKIDNKYYLVVAIEQGSNGPYQTNEKAEKDKEIKLKQGRYIRISRDTKLPNPTEEFELLKKFANFSFSSDLNNTATIDDLNYEYMKEYLVQTNAKQDIRNMSKLDMAKSMGLVSENEYGSYRARNFAVLMFAETPNKFIPNAHVEIIREIVGTDKMEAKRFDGPIWLQVKQVNRYFEDNIMASYTIREADKIEHRIIYNYPLTAFEELATNAILHKEYDTPEYVGIYIYRDRISFVNHNRPLPPVTIEALNNNRSFDKRQYLNKELKDMFFSLNLIESYGSGIRRAKDALKNNGSPKLKFYPDNDVDNYTNAIMEINKEFLNIKNTTQETTKETTKETTETTKEKENIVDKIVALMLENPKITAEQIANNLENISAEGIRYHIRNLKKSGKIRREGSTKSGKWIVKGRENEQK; translated from the coding sequence ATGAAACTTTCAGATATTAAAAAGATAGCACATTCTATTTTAGAAAATCAAAATGTTGAAAATAGTTTTATTGAATATAAAAAATCAATAAATTTTAAAGACAAGATTCTAAAAACTGCTTGTGCTTTTGCTAATAACTATATGAATAATGAAATAAATTTCTTATTTATAGGTGTTGAAGAAGTAGATAATAAAGAAAATGGAGAAAAGGCAATACCTAAAAGACCAATTAGTGGAATAAAAGAATCTATGATTGAAGGAATTGAAAATGATTTAAAATCTCTTCTTTCAAATATTACTCCTAAAATCAATTATCATATTATACAGGATAAAATTGACAATAAGTATTATCTTGTTGTTGCAATAGAGCAAGGTTCTAATGGACCTTATCAAACAAATGAAAAAGCTGAGAAAGATAAAGAAATAAAATTAAAACAGGGAAGATATATAAGAATAAGCAGAGATACAAAACTTCCAAATCCAACAGAAGAATTTGAATTATTAAAGAAATTTGCTAATTTTTCTTTTAGTTCTGATTTGAATAATACAGCAACTATTGATGATTTAAATTATGAGTATATGAAAGAATATTTAGTCCAAACTAATGCAAAACAAGATATCAGAAACATGTCTAAATTGGATATGGCAAAGAGTATGGGGCTTGTAAGTGAAAATGAATATGGTTCTTATAGAGCAAGGAATTTTGCTGTTTTAATGTTTGCAGAAACCCCTAATAAATTTATTCCTAATGCACATGTAGAAATTATTAGAGAAATAGTTGGAACAGATAAAATGGAGGCTAAAAGGTTTGATGGACCTATTTGGTTGCAAGTAAAACAAGTTAATAGATATTTTGAAGATAATATTATGGCTTCATATACAATAAGGGAAGCAGATAAAATAGAGCATAGAATTATTTATAATTATCCATTGACTGCTTTTGAGGAATTAGCAACTAACGCTATTTTACATAAAGAGTATGATACTCCTGAATATGTTGGAATATATATTTATAGAGATAGAATTTCTTTTGTAAATCATAATAGACCTTTACCTCCTGTAACTATTGAAGCCTTAAATAATAATAGGAGTTTTGATAAAAGGCAATATTTGAATAAAGAACTAAAAGATATGTTTTTCTCATTAAACTTGATTGAATCCTATGGTTCAGGAATAAGAAGAGCAAAAGATGCTTTAAAAAATAATGGTTCACCAAAATTAAAATTTTATCCTGATAATGATGTTGATAACTATACAAATGCCATTATGGAGATTAATAAGGAGTTTCTTAATATTAAAAATACTACTCAAGAAACTACCAAAGAAACTACCAAAGAAACTACAGAAACTACCAAAGAAAAGGAAAATATAGTAGATAAAATAGTCGCTTTAATGCTGGAAAATCCTAAAATTACAGCCGAACAAATAGCAAATAATTTAGAAAATATTTCAGCAGAGGGTATTCGTTATCATATTAGAAATTTAAAAAAATCAGGAAAAATTAGAAGAGAAGGTTCAACAAAATCTGGAAAATGGATAGTAAAGGGGAGAGAAAATGAACAAAAGTAG
- a CDS encoding ABC transporter ATP-binding protein has protein sequence MIITVDKINKTYKNGSLELQVLKNISFKVDKGEFLAIMGSSGSGKSTMMNILGCLDNQYEGRYILDGIDISKSTENELSEIRNKKIGFIFQSFNLLPRLTALENVELPLVYSSIPKEERHKRANELLEMVGLKDRTHHRPNELSGGQRQRVAIARALVNNPSIILADEPTGNLDSKSEEEIIEILQKLNKMGKTIVIVTHEPSIGEIAERKIIFKDGEII, from the coding sequence ATGATAATAACAGTAGATAAAATAAATAAAACTTATAAAAATGGCTCACTAGAATTGCAAGTATTAAAAAATATTTCTTTTAAAGTAGATAAAGGGGAATTTTTGGCTATAATGGGGAGTAGCGGTAGTGGTAAATCAACAATGATGAATATTTTAGGTTGCCTTGATAATCAATATGAAGGAAGATATATTCTTGATGGAATAGATATATCAAAATCTACCGAAAATGAATTGAGTGAGATTAGAAATAAAAAAATTGGTTTTATATTTCAATCCTTTAATCTTTTACCAAGACTTACTGCACTTGAAAATGTTGAATTACCTCTGGTGTATTCTTCAATTCCAAAAGAAGAAAGACATAAAAGAGCTAATGAACTTTTGGAAATGGTTGGTTTAAAAGATAGAACTCATCATAGACCTAATGAGCTTTCAGGGGGGCAAAGACAGAGAGTTGCTATTGCAAGGGCCTTGGTAAATAATCCTAGTATTATTCTTGCTGATGAACCAACAGGAAACTTAGATAGTAAATCAGAAGAAGAAATAATCGAGATTTTGCAAAAATTAAATAAAATGGGAAAGACAATAGTAATTGTTACACATGAACCAAGTATTGGAGAAATAGCTGAAAGAAAAATTATTTTTAAAGATGGTGAAATAATATGA
- a CDS encoding TolC family protein, whose product MKKILLFFLILTNLSLLAEETLSIDEALDRVGNDRGSYEFKKFQNSQESTNIKIKNNKLGDFNGVTLSSGYNISENNFDNRPRKYDRTFQNKATYGPFFVNYNYIQSDRSYVSFGIEKNLKDVFYSKYNSNLKINNYQQELNKISYDKNIQTKKINLVGLYQDILNTRNELEYRKKAYEHYRVDLDKFKKSYELGASPKINLESAELEAEDSKIQIDILETKLKSLYDIGKTDYNIDFENYKLLDFIENNESIDSILNNYMRDEVEELRLNLSMAEERKSYSNYDRYMPDLYLGYERVDRNLRGDRYYRDQDLFTIKFSKKLFSADSEYKLNELEVENLKNDLNEKIRVVNAEKIKLKSEYNELLKLASIGDKKTNIAYKKYQIKEKEYELNKSSYLDVIDEYNKYLSQEIETKKAKNALNAFVYKIKIKR is encoded by the coding sequence ATGAAAAAAATATTATTATTTTTTCTAATTCTAACAAATCTTAGTCTTTTAGCAGAAGAAACATTGTCAATAGATGAGGCTTTGGATAGAGTTGGAAATGATAGAGGAAGTTATGAATTTAAAAAATTTCAAAATTCTCAGGAAAGTACAAATATTAAAATCAAAAATAATAAATTAGGAGATTTTAATGGAGTAACTTTATCAAGTGGATATAATATCTCTGAAAACAATTTTGATAACAGACCTAGAAAGTATGATAGAACATTTCAAAATAAAGCTACTTACGGGCCTTTTTTTGTGAATTATAACTATATTCAAAGTGATAGATCCTATGTCAGTTTTGGAATAGAGAAAAATTTAAAAGATGTTTTTTATTCTAAATACAATAGCAATTTAAAGATAAATAATTATCAACAAGAATTAAATAAAATTTCTTATGATAAAAATATACAGACTAAAAAAATAAATTTAGTTGGTTTGTATCAAGATATATTGAATACAAGAAATGAATTGGAATATAGAAAAAAAGCTTATGAACATTATAGAGTTGACTTAGATAAATTTAAAAAATCTTATGAATTAGGAGCTAGTCCAAAAATAAATTTAGAAAGTGCTGAATTAGAAGCAGAAGATTCTAAAATACAAATTGATATTCTAGAAACTAAGTTAAAAAGTCTTTATGATATTGGAAAAACAGATTATAATATAGATTTTGAAAACTATAAATTACTTGATTTTATTGAAAATAATGAAAGCATAGATTCTATTTTAAATAACTATATGAGAGATGAAGTTGAGGAACTTAGGCTAAATTTATCAATGGCAGAAGAAAGAAAAAGTTATAGTAACTATGATAGGTATATGCCTGACTTGTATTTAGGTTATGAAAGAGTTGATAGAAATTTAAGAGGAGATAGATATTATAGAGATCAAGACTTATTTACTATCAAATTTTCAAAAAAACTATTTTCAGCAGATTCTGAATATAAATTGAATGAGTTAGAAGTTGAAAATTTAAAAAATGATTTGAATGAAAAAATAAGAGTTGTTAATGCAGAAAAAATAAAATTAAAATCTGAATACAATGAATTGTTAAAATTAGCATCTATTGGAGATAAAAAAACTAATATTGCCTATAAGAAATATCAAATAAAAGAAAAAGAATATGAACTCAATAAGTCAAGTTATTTAGATGTTATAGATGAATATAATAAATATTTATCACAAGAAATTGAAACTAAAAAAGCTAAAAATGCTTTAAATGCGTTTGTTTATAAAATAAAAATAAAAAGATAG
- a CDS encoding efflux RND transporter periplasmic adaptor subunit: MKNIFKGKLKFIILLILIVLGLIYYFTHRNKKEKIYINDYSYMEVKKTDEIGTLNLNGYIKANNPIGIFVDKKLKVKEVFIKNGDFVKKGQVLMTFDDDETNKLNRNIEKERINLQKIQRDLKTTRELQKLGGASKNDVKNLEDNARISQLSIDEYTEVLNKTATEVRSPVDGVVSNLKAQENYLVDTDSSLLEIIDSSDLRIIVEIPEYNSQAVKIGQSVKVRQDISDDDKVYDGEITKISRLSTTSSLTSENVLEADVKTKEVIPNLVPGFKIKAVLQLKADEKNIIIPKIALQSENGKYFVFTIDIKNTIKRKEVTVKNIVGDNIIVTSGLNVGEILIITPDNRLTDGLILTEGGNPNSSGEETLSIPADEAEVVEN, translated from the coding sequence GTGAAAAATATATTTAAAGGAAAATTAAAATTTATAATACTATTAATATTAATTGTTTTAGGTTTAATCTATTATTTTACTCATAGGAATAAAAAAGAAAAAATTTATATTAATGATTATTCATATATGGAAGTTAAAAAAACTGATGAAATTGGAACTCTTAATCTAAATGGTTACATCAAAGCTAACAATCCAATAGGAATATTTGTTGATAAAAAATTGAAAGTTAAAGAAGTCTTTATAAAAAATGGAGATTTTGTAAAAAAAGGGCAAGTTCTTATGACTTTTGATGATGATGAAACAAATAAATTAAATAGAAATATTGAAAAAGAAAGAATAAATTTACAAAAAATACAAAGAGATTTAAAAACTACAAGAGAACTTCAAAAACTTGGAGGAGCTAGTAAAAATGATGTGAAAAACTTGGAAGATAATGCTAGAATTTCTCAATTAAGTATTGATGAATATACTGAGGTTTTAAATAAAACTGCAACAGAAGTTAGAAGTCCAGTTGATGGAGTTGTATCAAATTTAAAAGCTCAAGAAAACTATTTGGTTGATACTGATTCTTCTCTTTTAGAAATAATAGATTCTAGTGATTTGAGAATTATAGTTGAAATACCTGAATATAATTCTCAAGCTGTAAAAATAGGACAAAGTGTAAAAGTTAGGCAAGATATTTCAGATGATGATAAAGTATATGATGGAGAAATCACTAAAATTTCAAGACTTTCTACAACTTCAAGTTTGACATCAGAAAATGTTTTAGAAGCTGATGTCAAAACTAAGGAAGTTATTCCAAATTTAGTTCCAGGTTTTAAAATAAAAGCAGTTTTACAATTAAAAGCTGATGAAAAGAATATAATAATACCTAAGATTGCTCTTCAAAGTGAAAATGGAAAATATTTTGTTTTTACTATTGATATTAAAAATACAATTAAAAGAAAAGAAGTTACAGTAAAAAATATTGTTGGAGATAATATTATAGTTACTTCTGGGTTAAATGTTGGAGAAATATTAATTATAACACCAGATAATAGACTAACTGATGGATTAATACTTACAGAAGGAGGCAATCCTAATTCAAGTGGTGAAGAAACTCTTTCTATTCCTGCTGATGAAGCAGAAGTAGTAGAAAATTAG
- a CDS encoding WYL domain-containing protein: protein MSKKIKVTLPQNIYEIIKNDIDDFNMTSNHFMNYIFLNLNVKYKNFKGNPTIAGQSKEKSSIQFNLNKASNLIYYDVLRENNAQNESEFMRSLLIRYATNPKNKRELFIFKESVERLNLAIKDKKNVYITFNDNRKVKVSPYHIGSSDLEIANYIFCYDYSEERYKNYKLNYLKQVYTTSEIGKWEDKEYINDVIKNFDPFLSKGKVIKIRLSEKGKKLFKAIKINRPKLISENRDIFEFEASEEQIKRYFTYFLDDATVVEPIELKEWFIEKYENALKNLKK, encoded by the coding sequence TTGAGTAAAAAAATAAAAGTTACTTTACCTCAAAATATATATGAAATAATAAAGAATGATATAGATGATTTCAATATGACAAGTAACCATTTTATGAATTATATTTTCCTCAATTTGAATGTAAAATATAAAAATTTTAAAGGAAATCCAACTATTGCAGGACAAAGTAAGGAAAAATCTAGCATACAATTTAACTTGAATAAGGCAAGTAATCTTATTTATTATGATGTTTTAAGAGAAAATAATGCTCAGAATGAATCTGAATTTATGAGAAGTTTACTTATTAGATATGCTACCAATCCTAAGAATAAAAGAGAACTTTTTATTTTTAAAGAATCTGTTGAAAGACTAAATTTAGCTATAAAAGATAAAAAGAATGTGTATATTACTTTTAATGATAATAGAAAAGTTAAGGTAAGTCCTTATCATATAGGAAGTTCTGATTTAGAAATTGCAAACTATATCTTTTGTTATGATTATTCGGAAGAAAGATATAAGAATTATAAGCTAAACTATTTAAAACAGGTATATACAACTTCTGAAATTGGAAAATGGGAAGATAAAGAGTATATCAATGATGTTATTAAAAATTTTGATCCATTCTTATCAAAGGGAAAAGTTATAAAAATAAGGCTTAGTGAAAAAGGAAAAAAGTTATTTAAAGCTATAAAAATAAATAGACCTAAATTAATAAGTGAAAATAGGGATATATTTGAATTTGAAGCCTCAGAGGAACAAATAAAAAGATATTTTACATATTTTTTGGATGATGCAACTGTTGTAGAACCTATTGAATTAAAAGAATGGTTTATAGAAAAATATGAAAATGCTCTAAAAAATTTAAAAAAATAA
- a CDS encoding shikimate kinase, giving the protein MKDNIALIGFMGSGKTTVGKLLAKTMDMKFVDIDKVIEAHEKKSINDIFHEKGQIYFRDLEREIILQESLKNDCVIATGGGSILDNENIKRLKETSFIVFLNATIECLYLRLKDNTTRPILNDVEDKRKLIEELLEKRKFLYQISADYIIDINEHTNIYETVDKIKEIYIIS; this is encoded by the coding sequence ATGAAAGATAATATTGCATTAATTGGTTTTATGGGAAGTGGGAAAACAACTGTTGGAAAACTTCTTGCTAAAACTATGGACATGAAATTTGTTGATATAGATAAAGTAATAGAAGCCCATGAAAAAAAATCAATCAATGATATTTTTCATGAAAAAGGGCAAATTTATTTTAGAGATTTAGAAAGGGAAATTATCTTACAAGAATCTTTAAAAAATGATTGTGTTATTGCCACTGGTGGAGGTTCTATTTTAGATAATGAAAACATTAAAAGATTAAAAGAAACATCTTTTATTGTTTTTCTTAATGCAACTATTGAATGTTTATATTTAAGACTTAAAGACAATACTACTCGTCCTATTTTAAATGATGTTGAGGATAAAAGAAAGCTTATAGAAGAATTATTAGAAAAAAGAAAATTCTTATATCAAATATCAGCTGATTATATTATTGATATAAATGAACACACAAATATTTATGAAACAGTTGATAAGATTAAAGAAATATATATAATATCTTAA
- a CDS encoding ABC transporter permease: MSFFDILKGSLATLKANKLRTLLTMLGIIIGISSVIAMWAIGNGGRDSILGDLKKVGYGKFTVTIDYKNENFKYSNYFTMQTVDMLKASHKFKAVAANIEDRFRVIKDKKPYFSFGTVSTEDFEKISPVTMMSGRNFLPFEYNSNERVITIDNISAKKMFGDIKSALGQSVEISRDRKKAGYSYKIIGVFKSPYESFGKLFGEGENFPVLFRMPYKAYAVSFNQDPDVFETLIVEAKNGNEISEAMLEAKNILEFNKNAKNLYVTNAVSNDIESFDKILSTLSLFVTLAASISLLVGGIGVMNIMLVTVVERTKEIGIRKALGAKNRDILKQFLFESIILTVFGGLVGIFIGILFGLLTGVVVGIKPIFSMVSIIVSLSISVVVGVIFGVSPARRAAKLNPIDALRTE; the protein is encoded by the coding sequence ATGAGTTTTTTTGATATATTAAAAGGAAGTTTAGCAACTCTTAAAGCTAATAAACTTAGAACTTTACTTACTATGCTTGGAATAATAATAGGAATATCTTCTGTTATTGCTATGTGGGCAATAGGTAATGGTGGTAGAGATAGTATTTTAGGTGACTTAAAAAAAGTAGGTTATGGTAAATTTACTGTAACTATTGACTATAAAAATGAAAATTTTAAATATAGTAATTATTTTACAATGCAGACAGTTGATATGTTAAAAGCTTCACATAAATTTAAGGCTGTTGCTGCTAATATAGAAGATAGATTTAGAGTAATAAAAGATAAAAAACCTTATTTCTCTTTTGGAACTGTAAGTACAGAAGATTTCGAAAAAATATCACCAGTTACTATGATGAGCGGAAGAAATTTTTTGCCTTTTGAATATAATTCAAATGAAAGAGTTATAACTATTGATAATATATCTGCTAAAAAAATGTTTGGAGATATAAAATCAGCATTAGGACAATCTGTTGAAATAAGTAGAGATAGAAAAAAAGCAGGGTATTCATATAAAATAATTGGAGTATTTAAAAGTCCATATGAATCTTTTGGTAAATTATTTGGTGAAGGGGAAAATTTCCCTGTATTATTTAGGATGCCGTATAAAGCTTATGCAGTTTCATTTAATCAAGATCCAGATGTTTTTGAAACTTTAATTGTTGAAGCAAAAAATGGGAATGAAATAAGTGAAGCTATGTTAGAAGCAAAAAATATATTAGAATTTAATAAAAATGCTAAAAACCTTTATGTTACAAATGCAGTTTCTAATGATATAGAATCTTTTGATAAAATTTTATCAACTCTTAGTCTTTTTGTAACTTTAGCAGCAAGTATTTCACTACTTGTTGGAGGAATTGGAGTTATGAATATAATGCTTGTTACTGTTGTAGAAAGAACGAAAGAAATCGGAATTAGAAAAGCCTTAGGTGCTAAAAATAGGGATATTTTAAAGCAATTTTTATTTGAATCTATAATTCTAACTGTTTTTGGAGGGCTTGTTGGTATCTTTATAGGAATACTTTTTGGTTTACTTACAGGAGTTGTTGTTGGAATAAAACCAATATTTTCAATGGTTTCTATAATAGTTTCTTTAAGTATTTCAGTGGTAGTTGGAGTTATTTTTGGAGTGAGTCCTGCAAGAAGAGCAGCTAAGCTAAATCCTATTGATGCATTAAGAACTGAATAA